One window of Desulfallas thermosapovorans DSM 6562 genomic DNA carries:
- the glnA gene encoding type I glutamate--ammonia ligase — MPVLTSDDVRTMASEYGVKFVRLQFTDIFGVLKNVSITVEQLEKALNNELMFDGSSIEGFVRIEESDMYLHPDPSTFVVFPWRPRDGAVARLICDIYNADGTPFIGDPRYVLRRAIAEAEEMGYSMNVGPEAEFFLFHVDEEGKPTTVTHDRAGYFDMTPVDLGENARRDMVLTLQEMGFEIEASHHEVAPGQHEIDFKYSDALDIADKIVTFKFVVRTIAQRHGLHATFMPKPVFGIAGSGMHLNQSLVKDGTNAFYDPNQPNQLSQECLYYIGGLIKHAPAITAITNPTINSYKRLVSGYEAPVYIAWSYRNRSPLIRVPAKRDQSTRIELRSPDPSCNPYLALAVCLKAGLDGIKNKITPPTPCDRNIYELTPLERNELGIAVLPESLKDALHELSIDTVIADALGPHVMKRFMEAKHIEWDNYRLQVHPWELAQYLTKF; from the coding sequence GTGCCTGTACTTACCAGTGACGATGTGCGCACAATGGCCAGCGAATACGGTGTTAAATTTGTACGATTGCAGTTTACTGATATTTTTGGTGTCCTGAAAAATGTTTCCATAACTGTAGAGCAATTGGAAAAAGCCTTAAATAATGAGCTTATGTTTGACGGTTCTTCAATTGAAGGATTTGTGCGCATAGAAGAGTCCGATATGTACCTGCATCCCGATCCGTCAACATTCGTGGTTTTTCCGTGGAGACCAAGGGACGGTGCGGTAGCCAGGCTGATATGTGATATTTACAATGCCGACGGTACACCCTTTATCGGCGATCCTCGTTATGTTTTGCGCCGGGCCATCGCCGAGGCCGAGGAAATGGGCTATTCAATGAATGTTGGTCCTGAGGCGGAATTTTTCCTGTTCCATGTGGATGAGGAAGGAAAGCCCACCACCGTTACCCATGACCGTGCGGGTTATTTCGATATGACCCCGGTGGATTTGGGTGAAAACGCCCGCCGGGATATGGTACTTACTCTACAGGAGATGGGTTTTGAGATTGAGGCCTCTCACCACGAAGTGGCACCGGGCCAGCATGAAATTGATTTTAAGTATTCCGATGCACTGGACATCGCTGATAAAATAGTTACTTTTAAGTTTGTGGTGCGTACAATAGCCCAGCGGCACGGACTGCATGCCACTTTCATGCCCAAACCGGTCTTTGGCATTGCCGGGTCAGGTATGCATTTAAACCAGTCACTGGTAAAAGACGGCACCAATGCCTTTTATGATCCCAACCAACCAAACCAACTCAGTCAGGAATGCCTTTATTACATAGGGGGATTAATAAAACATGCTCCCGCCATAACGGCCATTACCAACCCTACGATAAATTCTTACAAAAGGTTGGTATCGGGCTATGAGGCACCGGTATATATAGCTTGGTCCTATCGCAACCGCAGTCCGTTGATCAGGGTCCCTGCCAAGCGGGATCAGTCCACACGCATAGAGCTACGTAGTCCCGACCCGTCCTGCAACCCGTACCTGGCTCTGGCGGTGTGCCTGAAGGCCGGGCTTGATGGTATAAAAAATAAGATCACTCCGCCTACTCCCTGTGATCGTAATATATACGAGCTCACTCCGCTTGAACGTAATGAGCTTGGTATTGCAGTACTACCGGAAAGTCTAAAGGACGCTCTTCATGAGCTGTCCATCGACACGGTGATAGCAGATGCCCTTGGACCGCATGTAATGAAGCGATTCATGGAAGCAAAGCACATTGAATGGGACAACTACCGGTTACAGGTGCATCCCTGGGAACTGGCACAATATCTTACCAAGTTTTAA
- the ilvN gene encoding acetolactate synthase small subunit, producing the protein MTHTLAVLVVNKPGVLARIAGLLSRRVFNIESIAAGYTEEPDVTRITIVVNGDERELKQVIHQLSKLVDVIKITKLEDRESIERELALIKVQANPERRRDIVDIVEIFRANIVDVGKETMVIQIIGDEQKISAFTHVLEHQGIVEMVRTGKIALSRQPYAAKDEK; encoded by the coding sequence ATGACACATACTCTGGCAGTGCTCGTTGTTAATAAACCAGGTGTTTTAGCTCGTATTGCAGGGTTATTAAGCAGGCGTGTATTTAATATTGAAAGTATCGCTGCCGGCTATACCGAAGAACCCGATGTTACTAGAATAACCATTGTAGTTAACGGGGATGAGCGGGAGTTGAAGCAAGTTATTCATCAACTTTCCAAACTGGTGGACGTTATCAAAATCACCAAATTGGAGGACCGCGAATCCATAGAAAGGGAACTAGCTTTGATAAAGGTCCAGGCTAATCCTGAAAGACGCCGGGATATAGTGGATATAGTAGAAATTTTCCGCGCCAATATAGTGGACGTGGGCAAAGAAACCATGGTAATCCAAATTATTGGTGATGAACAAAAGATAAGCGCATTTACCCATGTGCTGGAACACCAGGGTATTGTTGAAATGGTACGTACCGGAAAAATTGCTCTTTCAAGACAACCTTACGCAGCAAAGGATGAAAAATAA
- a CDS encoding IclR family transcriptional regulator: MAKQNTNGDDTKTVQAVERALFILETLAEAGVPITITEIAQRTNLTLGTSHRLLYTMMQRGFVEQDTENSKYRLGIKAFQIGSAATYFKDLRSVARPVMEDLQQRYNETVNLATLDGSEVVYVDQVESTNIVVVRMFARTGNRGPAHCTGSGKVLLSSLPQDKLKDMVYNMALRKFTNETITDPELLLKELNRVKQDGYALDLGERDEGVRCVAAPIYNFKGQVVAALSISGPNIRITTAFIKNELVDAVKNAAKTISIQLGYDGN; the protein is encoded by the coding sequence ATGGCTAAACAAAATACTAACGGAGATGATACCAAAACAGTTCAAGCAGTGGAAAGAGCTTTATTTATATTGGAAACTCTGGCCGAGGCGGGTGTTCCAATTACTATTACCGAAATAGCTCAAAGGACAAACCTTACCCTGGGAACCAGCCACCGGCTTTTATACACCATGATGCAGAGAGGCTTTGTGGAACAAGATACCGAAAACAGCAAATACCGGTTGGGGATAAAGGCATTTCAAATAGGCAGCGCGGCAACCTATTTCAAAGATTTGCGCTCTGTGGCCCGCCCGGTCATGGAAGATTTGCAGCAAAGGTATAATGAAACTGTTAACTTGGCCACTCTGGATGGATCCGAAGTGGTATATGTAGACCAGGTAGAATCTACCAATATAGTGGTCGTCAGGATGTTTGCCCGCACAGGCAATCGCGGTCCTGCCCATTGCACGGGATCAGGAAAAGTCTTACTATCAAGTTTACCCCAGGACAAGCTAAAAGATATGGTATACAACATGGCATTAAGGAAATTCACCAATGAAACCATAACTGATCCTGAACTGCTTTTAAAAGAGCTTAACCGGGTTAAACAGGATGGATATGCCCTGGACCTTGGGGAACGAGACGAGGGAGTACGGTGCGTGGCGGCACCAATTTACAATTTTAAAGGCCAGGTTGTAGCGGCTCTGAGCATTTCAGGGCCTAATATTCGTATAACTACGGCGTTTATCAAGAATGAGTTGGTTGATGCTGTAAAGAACGCCGCCAAAACAATATCCATTCAGTTGGGCTATGACGGGAATTAA
- a CDS encoding ANTAR domain-containing response regulator, which translates to MGENRVILIDADSVWRKNVKAMLTKYGHWVVGEAGDGLSAIKLVRTREPDLLIIDAALPGGIDGLQVAKIVHEDKLAPVIATSTSGQQGVLEKAKEARVFALLIKPLEESSLLPAVELALSNYQEITALEKKIKDLQETLETRKILERAKGILMETQGLTEAEAFKRMQRQSMNKRVSIRLVAEAVIMAYSLNKQ; encoded by the coding sequence ATGGGTGAAAACAGGGTTATATTAATAGATGCCGATAGCGTTTGGCGTAAAAACGTCAAGGCAATGCTCACCAAGTACGGCCACTGGGTAGTTGGAGAGGCCGGTGACGGTCTGAGTGCAATAAAACTGGTGCGTACAAGAGAGCCGGACCTGCTGATTATAGATGCCGCTCTACCGGGCGGCATAGACGGTCTACAGGTGGCTAAAATAGTCCATGAGGACAAATTGGCCCCGGTGATTGCCACCAGTACCTCGGGACAACAAGGGGTACTGGAAAAGGCCAAGGAAGCTAGAGTTTTTGCACTGCTAATCAAGCCGTTGGAGGAATCATCACTGTTACCGGCGGTGGAGTTGGCTCTGTCTAATTATCAGGAAATTACCGCATTGGAAAAAAAAATCAAGGATTTGCAGGAAACATTGGAAACCAGGAAAATCTTAGAGAGAGCAAAAGGTATTTTAATGGAAACCCAGGGTTTGACTGAAGCCGAAGCCTTTAAACGTATGCAACGCCAGAGTATGAACAAGCGGGTGAGCATAAGGCTGGTGGCTGAAGCGGTAATTATGGCCTATTCATTAAATAAACAATAA
- the gdhA gene encoding NADP-specific glutamate dehydrogenase, protein MSYVQNVLEQAIKRNPGEVEFHQAVKEVLDSLEPVLVQRPEYERAGILERIIEPERQILFRVPWVDDQGKVQVNRGFRVQFNSAIGPYKGGIRFHPSVYIGIIKFLGFEQIFKNSLTGLPIGGGKGGSDFDPKGKSDGEVMRFCQSFMNELYRYIGADTDVPAGDIGVGGREVGYMYGQYKKLTGLYEGVLTGKGLTYGGSLARTEATGYGLVYIMEEALQTKGRSFEGATVVISGSGNVAIYATEKAQQLGAKVVALSDSNGFVYDKDGIKLATVKRLKEVERKRIREYVKEHPEAEYHEGCQGIWTIPCDIALPCATQNELNGEAAKTLVKNGTFAVGEGANMPSTPEATGVFLASKIIYVPAKAANAGGVACSALEMSQNSMRYSWTFEEVDAKLKNIMSGIYNNINATAKEFGMEGNLVAGANIAGFLKVADAMMAQGVV, encoded by the coding sequence ATGTCCTATGTACAAAATGTCCTCGAACAGGCAATCAAGCGCAATCCCGGTGAAGTTGAATTTCACCAGGCTGTGAAAGAAGTATTAGATTCCCTAGAACCAGTATTAGTTCAACGCCCGGAGTATGAGAGGGCTGGAATTCTGGAAAGAATTATTGAACCGGAAAGGCAAATCCTTTTTCGTGTACCCTGGGTGGATGATCAGGGAAAAGTGCAAGTCAACCGTGGCTTCCGGGTTCAATTCAATAGTGCCATTGGACCCTATAAAGGTGGGATTCGTTTCCACCCGTCCGTTTACATCGGCATCATTAAATTCCTGGGCTTCGAGCAAATATTCAAAAACTCTTTAACCGGGCTTCCCATCGGCGGCGGTAAAGGCGGCAGCGATTTTGACCCGAAAGGAAAATCCGATGGTGAGGTAATGAGGTTCTGCCAAAGCTTCATGAACGAGCTTTATCGCTATATCGGTGCTGACACTGACGTCCCCGCCGGTGATATTGGAGTGGGCGGTCGTGAAGTAGGCTACATGTATGGGCAGTACAAGAAGCTTACCGGTTTGTACGAAGGTGTCCTGACCGGAAAAGGCCTGACCTATGGCGGTAGCCTCGCCCGGACAGAGGCTACCGGTTATGGCTTGGTCTACATAATGGAAGAGGCTCTCCAAACCAAAGGCAGGTCCTTTGAAGGAGCAACTGTAGTTATTTCAGGTTCCGGTAACGTTGCAATATATGCCACCGAAAAGGCACAGCAACTAGGCGCCAAAGTTGTTGCCCTTAGTGATTCAAACGGTTTTGTGTACGACAAGGACGGTATTAAACTCGCCACTGTGAAGCGTTTGAAGGAAGTTGAGCGCAAACGTATCAGAGAATATGTCAAGGAGCACCCGGAAGCCGAATATCATGAAGGCTGCCAGGGAATTTGGACCATTCCGTGTGATATCGCACTTCCTTGTGCTACACAAAATGAATTGAACGGCGAAGCTGCAAAAACCCTTGTCAAGAATGGCACCTTCGCAGTTGGTGAAGGCGCTAACATGCCTTCGACTCCCGAGGCTACCGGTGTATTTCTAGCCAGCAAAATAATTTATGTCCCTGCCAAAGCTGCAAACGCGGGCGGTGTGGCATGTTCAGCCCTGGAGATGTCCCAGAACAGCATGAGATATTCCTGGACCTTTGAAGAAGTTGATGCTAAGCTTAAAAATATTATGAGCGGCATATACAACAATATCAATGCGACCGCTAAAGAATTCGGCATGGAAGGCAATTTGGTTGCCGGAGCAAACATTGCCGGGTTCCTCAAAGTTGCTGATGCCATGATGGCACAGGGTGTCGTGTAA